In Caproiciproducens sp. NJN-50, the following are encoded in one genomic region:
- the hisZ gene encoding ATP phosphoribosyltransferase regulatory subunit: MKKNDRITPEGTKDFLFEECLTRRYIERTIGDVFSSRGFHEVVTPGLEFYDVFDPDFSGISQDVMYKMSDKHGRLIVMRPDSTLPIARLTATRLQNLPKPIRLYYTQPIYRNNPGLTGRSDESVQTGIELLGASGLRADLDVIATALEALGKCLPGYRLEIGHAGFFRTLAGRIPAGENLREEIRSAIETKNYARLNGILDGLPESRDVLALRELPRLFGGEEVFDRASHLCGDERLAGILDYLRGVYRSLSELEQSGQLMIDLGLVQRNDYYTGIVFSAYVEEFGDAVLLGGRYDNLLGHFGQPMPAIGFAVNVDAIAKTLLDRGNVCPVLPMDILVHGDAGCEVKALEYASDLISKGLHCETSVFETQDDAIAYAQTSGIKRIDFVGETVKTINLI, from the coding sequence ATGAAGAAAAATGACAGGATCACGCCGGAGGGCACCAAGGACTTTTTATTTGAAGAGTGCCTGACAAGAAGATATATTGAAAGAACGATCGGCGATGTCTTCTCCTCCCGCGGGTTTCATGAGGTGGTAACCCCGGGGCTGGAGTTTTATGATGTTTTTGATCCGGATTTTTCAGGCATCTCCCAGGACGTCATGTACAAAATGTCGGATAAGCACGGGCGGCTGATCGTCATGCGTCCGGACTCGACGCTGCCGATCGCGCGCCTGACCGCGACCCGGCTTCAAAATCTGCCGAAACCGATCCGGCTGTACTATACGCAGCCGATCTATCGGAACAATCCGGGGCTGACCGGCCGAAGCGACGAATCCGTACAGACCGGAATCGAGCTTCTGGGCGCCTCAGGACTCCGTGCCGACCTTGACGTGATTGCGACGGCGCTGGAAGCGCTGGGAAAATGCTTGCCTGGATACCGCCTGGAAATCGGCCACGCCGGATTTTTCCGTACCCTTGCCGGGCGGATTCCAGCCGGGGAAAATCTGAGGGAAGAGATTCGAAGCGCGATCGAAACGAAAAATTACGCCCGCCTGAACGGCATTCTGGACGGACTGCCGGAGAGCAGGGACGTGCTCGCGCTGCGGGAACTGCCAAGGCTCTTCGGCGGCGAGGAAGTGTTCGACCGCGCTTCGCATCTGTGCGGCGATGAGAGGCTTGCCGGCATCCTTGACTATCTGCGGGGAGTATATCGATCTCTTTCCGAGCTGGAACAGAGCGGCCAGTTGATGATCGATTTGGGACTGGTACAGAGAAACGACTACTATACCGGCATCGTGTTCAGCGCCTATGTGGAGGAATTCGGCGACGCCGTTCTGCTGGGAGGCCGTTACGACAATCTGCTGGGGCACTTCGGTCAGCCGATGCCCGCCATCGGATTCGCCGTGAACGTGGACGCGATTGCCAAGACCCTGCTGGACCGGGGAAATGTCTGCCCGGTTCTCCCGATGGACATTCTGGTCCACGGGGACGCAGGCTGCGAGGTCAAGGCCCTCGAATATGCCTCCGATCTGATTTCAAAGGGGCTGCACTGCGAAACCAGCGTGTTCGAAACGCAGGACGATGCGATCGCTT
- a CDS encoding PolC-type DNA polymerase III, which yields MKKFGDFFHEYIDVSRLPEPVREGAIASLQIDSAVRTLTANVLFPALVERNVLDHVERSIVSCKPLRLSKACVKPTFPQASFSTDYYPSLIAELKRREASLNGTFTDSIAELKDGRLLITLKHGGGEILKTRRVDRLLSGLIREEFGLSLAVEFGGVLAAEPGAAAFINRKIVREEARRREEITENVDSAERSLQQKTTPKTISVREGETLYPTIIPDSAREIYGHLPRAKPIPISKITPDIGSATIWGEIFSVDQKATRDRQRKIYSVNVTDYTGSITLKIIEMATQCKMLDTLAKGMSVLVRGDVEYDKYDHEIVLRPKSIATVRQVEVMDDAQEKRVELHLHSNMSAMDGVNSVSDLIRRAAKWGHKAVAVTDHGVVQAFPDAMNTAEELKKKDQPIKILYGTEAYFVNDLVPAVKGSDNRELSGEFISFDIETTGLSPNADRITEIGAVRIVDGEVKDSFDTFVNPERGIPAKITELTGITDQMVRDAPSESQALRQFFEFCGKDAVLIAHNADFDTSFIRIAAGRSGFEFENTYIDTVPMCRSLLKGIKNAKLDTVAKYLKLDPFNHHRACDDAAVLGQIFLRLVQQLKEDTGAKTVQDINSCLAGGDIKKMKSYHMILLAKNQTGLKNLYKLISKSHLDYFYRNPRIPKSELLKYREGLIVGSACEAGELYRAISGAQPWSALCEIASFYDYLEIQPIGNNRFMVREGLVPDEEKIREFNRTVVRLGEKLNLPVVATCDVHFMDPKDGDYRKILMQGLGFKDTDEQAPLYFRTTKEMLREFSYLGKEKAYEVVVTNPNRIADGIEEIRPIPEGTFPPFIEGAEEQLTEISWTRAKELYGDPLPELVQKRLERELGSITKHGFSILYMIAQKLVADSVAHGYLVGSRGSVGSSFVANLAGISEVNPLDPHYVCPNCKHSEFITDGSIGSGFDLPPKKCPVCGAEYSRDGHTIPFETFLGFDGDKTPDIDLNFSGEYQSSAHRYTETLFGKDHVFKAGTIATVADKTALGFVKKYEEEKGLVLHRAEELRLAAGCTGVKRTTGQHPGGMVVVPKGKEVFDFCPVQHPANDQNSDSITTHFDFHSIHDTICKLDELGHDVPTIYRYLEDYTGIPVMDVSMSDPQVMSLFTSTEALGVKPEDIDSQTGTFSLPEVGTSFVRQMLLDSNPKTFSDLLQISGLSHGTDVWLGNAQELIKNGTCTISEVIGTRDSIMTYLLHKGLEPKMAFKIMEITRKGKAPKLLTEDYIQAMKDHGVPQWYIDSCMKIKYMFPKAHAAAYMISTLRLGWYKVHRPVEYYAAYFTVRGEDFDGALVMQGREAVRRKMSEIAMKGKEASAKEESAYSTLQIVNEMLARKIEVLPLDLHRSDAKKFLVEDGKIRLPFLSLSGVGEAAANSLAEAGKKGPYISVDDLQGRSKVSKSVIETFETAGVLKDLPKSSQMSLF from the coding sequence TTGAAGAAGTTTGGAGATTTTTTTCATGAATACATAGATGTTTCACGGCTGCCGGAACCGGTCCGCGAAGGGGCGATCGCTTCCCTCCAGATTGATTCGGCCGTCAGGACGCTCACGGCCAACGTCCTTTTTCCGGCCTTGGTGGAGCGGAACGTACTGGACCATGTGGAACGCAGCATTGTTTCCTGCAAGCCGCTCCGGCTCTCCAAAGCCTGCGTGAAACCAACCTTTCCGCAGGCTTCTTTTTCAACCGATTATTATCCGAGCTTGATTGCCGAATTGAAACGCCGGGAGGCGAGCCTGAACGGAACTTTTACGGATTCCATTGCGGAACTGAAAGATGGCAGGCTTCTGATCACTTTAAAACACGGCGGCGGAGAGATTCTGAAGACCCGCCGCGTGGATCGGCTTCTTTCCGGACTGATCCGCGAGGAGTTCGGACTCAGCCTTGCCGTTGAATTCGGCGGTGTTCTGGCGGCTGAACCGGGGGCCGCCGCGTTCATCAATCGGAAGATCGTGAGGGAAGAGGCGCGCCGCAGGGAAGAGATTACAGAAAATGTGGATTCGGCGGAGCGTTCCCTTCAGCAAAAAACGACCCCAAAAACCATCAGCGTAAGGGAAGGGGAAACCCTTTATCCGACCATCATTCCGGACAGCGCCAGGGAAATTTACGGACATCTGCCGCGCGCCAAGCCGATCCCGATTTCCAAAATCACGCCCGATATCGGAAGCGCCACCATCTGGGGCGAAATCTTTTCCGTCGATCAGAAGGCGACCCGGGACAGGCAGCGGAAAATTTATTCCGTCAACGTGACGGATTACACCGGTTCCATTACGCTGAAGATCATCGAGATGGCGACCCAATGCAAAATGCTGGACACGCTGGCCAAAGGGATGTCCGTTTTAGTTCGCGGAGATGTGGAATACGATAAATACGACCATGAGATCGTCCTCCGGCCCAAGAGCATCGCGACGGTCAGGCAGGTGGAAGTGATGGATGACGCGCAGGAAAAGCGCGTGGAACTGCATCTTCACTCCAACATGTCCGCAATGGACGGGGTCAACTCCGTGTCCGATCTGATCCGCCGGGCGGCAAAATGGGGGCATAAGGCCGTCGCCGTGACCGACCACGGCGTTGTGCAGGCGTTTCCGGATGCGATGAACACCGCGGAGGAATTGAAAAAGAAAGATCAGCCGATCAAAATTCTCTACGGCACGGAAGCCTATTTTGTCAACGATCTGGTGCCGGCCGTCAAGGGCAGCGACAACCGGGAGCTTTCGGGCGAATTCATTTCCTTCGATATTGAAACGACGGGACTGAGCCCTAACGCCGACCGCATTACAGAAATCGGCGCGGTCCGCATCGTGGACGGAGAAGTCAAAGATTCCTTCGACACGTTTGTCAATCCGGAACGCGGCATCCCCGCGAAAATCACGGAGCTGACCGGAATTACGGATCAAATGGTGCGGGACGCTCCGTCGGAGTCCCAGGCTCTGCGGCAATTTTTTGAATTCTGCGGAAAAGACGCGGTGCTGATTGCCCACAACGCGGATTTCGACACATCCTTTATCCGGATTGCCGCCGGGCGGAGCGGATTTGAATTTGAGAACACCTACATAGACACCGTTCCGATGTGCCGCTCCCTTTTAAAGGGGATCAAAAACGCGAAGCTGGACACCGTCGCGAAATATCTGAAGCTCGACCCGTTCAACCACCACCGCGCCTGTGACGACGCCGCGGTGCTCGGGCAGATTTTTTTAAGGCTGGTTCAGCAGCTCAAAGAGGATACCGGCGCGAAAACGGTGCAGGATATCAATAGCTGCCTTGCCGGCGGGGATATCAAAAAAATGAAATCCTACCATATGATTCTGCTGGCAAAAAACCAGACAGGCCTTAAAAATCTATACAAGCTGATTTCCAAATCACACCTGGATTATTTTTATCGAAATCCCCGGATTCCGAAGTCTGAATTATTGAAATACCGTGAGGGCCTTATAGTCGGCAGCGCCTGTGAAGCCGGTGAGCTTTACAGAGCGATTTCCGGCGCGCAGCCGTGGTCCGCCCTGTGCGAAATCGCGTCGTTTTACGATTATCTGGAAATTCAGCCGATCGGGAACAACCGGTTCATGGTGCGGGAAGGGCTGGTTCCGGACGAGGAGAAAATCCGTGAATTCAACCGCACGGTGGTCAGGCTGGGCGAAAAGCTGAATCTGCCCGTCGTCGCGACCTGCGACGTTCATTTCATGGACCCGAAGGACGGGGACTACCGCAAAATCCTGATGCAGGGCCTCGGCTTCAAAGATACGGATGAGCAGGCTCCGCTTTATTTCAGGACCACAAAGGAAATGCTGCGGGAGTTTTCCTATCTGGGCAAGGAAAAGGCATATGAGGTCGTCGTGACGAATCCAAACCGGATCGCGGATGGGATCGAGGAAATCCGGCCGATTCCGGAGGGGACTTTTCCCCCGTTCATCGAGGGCGCGGAGGAGCAGCTCACTGAAATTTCCTGGACGCGCGCCAAGGAACTGTACGGCGATCCGCTGCCCGAACTGGTCCAAAAGCGGCTGGAGCGGGAACTCGGTTCCATCACGAAGCACGGCTTTTCCATCCTGTATATGATCGCGCAGAAGCTGGTTGCGGATTCCGTTGCGCACGGATATCTGGTCGGCTCGCGCGGCTCGGTCGGCTCTTCCTTCGTCGCGAATCTGGCGGGAATCTCCGAAGTGAATCCGCTGGACCCGCACTATGTCTGCCCGAACTGCAAACACAGCGAGTTCATCACCGACGGCAGCATCGGCAGCGGCTTCGACCTTCCGCCGAAGAAGTGCCCCGTCTGCGGAGCGGAGTATAGCCGGGACGGCCATACGATCCCGTTCGAGACCTTTCTCGGGTTCGACGGGGACAAGACCCCCGATATCGATCTGAATTTTTCCGGCGAATATCAGTCGAGCGCCCACCGCTACACGGAGACGCTGTTCGGCAAAGACCATGTGTTCAAAGCCGGAACGATCGCGACGGTGGCCGACAAGACAGCGCTCGGTTTTGTCAAGAAATACGAGGAGGAAAAGGGGCTGGTGCTGCACCGTGCGGAGGAACTGCGCCTCGCGGCGGGCTGCACCGGCGTCAAGCGCACCACGGGCCAGCACCCGGGGGGCATGGTCGTTGTGCCGAAGGGCAAGGAAGTTTTTGATTTCTGCCCGGTGCAGCACCCGGCCAACGACCAGAACTCCGACAGCATCACGACGCATTTCGACTTCCATTCCATCCACGACACCATCTGCAAGCTGGACGAGCTCGGACACGATGTTCCGACCATTTACCGCTATCTGGAGGATTACACCGGCATTCCCGTGATGGACGTTTCCATGAGCGACCCGCAGGTGATGTCCCTGTTCACCTCCACGGAAGCGCTCGGCGTGAAGCCGGAGGATATCGATTCCCAGACCGGCACGTTTTCGCTGCCTGAAGTCGGCACCAGCTTTGTCCGCCAGATGCTGCTCGACTCCAATCCGAAGACTTTCTCCGACCTTCTTCAGATTTCAGGGCTGTCCCACGGCACGGATGTCTGGCTCGGCAACGCGCAGGAACTGATCAAGAACGGGACCTGCACGATTTCGGAGGTCATCGGAACGCGCGACAGCATCATGACATATCTGCTCCATAAAGGGCTGGAACCGAAAATGGCGTTCAAGATCATGGAGATCACCCGAAAGGGCAAGGCGCCGAAGCTGCTGACCGAGGACTACATTCAGGCCATGAAAGATCACGGCGTGCCCCAGTGGTACATCGACTCCTGCATGAAGATCAAGTACATGTTCCCCAAGGCTCACGCCGCGGCCTACATGATTTCGACCCTTCGGCTTGGATGGTACAAGGTCCACCGCCCGGTGGAATACTATGCCGCTTACTTCACCGTGCGCGGCGAGGATTTCGACGGCGCGCTCGTGATGCAGGGCAGGGAGGCGGTGCGGCGAAAAATGAGCGAAATCGCCATGAAGGGCAAAGAAGCCTCCGCCAAGGAGGAATCCGCCTATTCCACGCTGCAGATCGTCAATGAGATGCTGGCCAGGAAAATCGAAGTCCTTCCGCTTGACTTGCACCGGTCTGACGCGAAGAAGTTTCTGGTGGAGGACGGAAAGATCCGGCTTCCGTTCCTCTCGCTTTCCGGGGTCGGCGAAGCCGCCGCAAACAGCCTTGCGGAAGCCGGGAAAAAGGGACCGTATATCTCCGTGGATGACCTGCAGGGCAGGTCTAAAGTGTCAAAATCCGTCATTGAAACCTTTGAAACGGCCGGAGTGCTGAAAGATTTGCCCAAGAGCAGCCAGATGTCTCTGTTTTAG
- the ispG gene encoding flavodoxin-dependent (E)-4-hydroxy-3-methylbut-2-enyl-diphosphate synthase, with translation MNVRISRTVHVGPVAVGGGARITVQSMLNRPAGDIPGNVRQAEALERAGCEILRVAVPDENAVKLVPAIKKAVKIPLVADIHFDYRLALACAESGVDAVRINPGNIGSDGRVREVAAACSERGIPIRIGVNSGSLEKDLLAKYGGPAPEALAESALRHAALLEKSHFEDIVISIKSSDVNRMIQANELVAGQCGYPLHLGVTEAGSERMGIMKSAIGIGSLLQRGIGDTIRVSLTADPVREVAAGIDLLKALSLRGGIRIVSCPTCGRTKIDLISIADEVEKRLAGSQKDLTVALMGCAVNGPGEAREADIGIAGGDGAGLIFKKGEIVRRVPEDKLVEALLGEIDQM, from the coding sequence CTGAACGTGAGAATCTCAAGAACGGTTCATGTCGGTCCCGTCGCCGTCGGCGGGGGAGCCAGAATCACAGTGCAGTCGATGCTGAACCGGCCCGCGGGTGACATTCCGGGGAATGTGCGGCAGGCCGAAGCGCTGGAACGCGCCGGATGCGAGATCCTGCGCGTCGCGGTGCCGGATGAAAACGCGGTGAAACTGGTGCCCGCGATCAAAAAAGCGGTGAAGATTCCCCTTGTGGCGGATATCCATTTTGACTACCGGCTTGCACTCGCGTGCGCGGAGTCGGGGGTGGATGCCGTGCGGATCAACCCGGGAAATATCGGTTCGGACGGACGCGTCCGGGAAGTTGCCGCAGCCTGTTCCGAACGCGGAATTCCGATCCGGATCGGCGTGAACTCCGGTTCGCTGGAAAAGGACCTGCTGGCGAAATACGGAGGACCGGCTCCGGAAGCGTTGGCGGAAAGCGCCCTGCGACACGCGGCCTTGCTGGAAAAATCCCATTTTGAAGATATTGTCATTTCCATTAAATCGTCCGATGTGAACCGGATGATTCAGGCGAACGAACTGGTCGCGGGCCAGTGCGGCTATCCGCTCCACCTCGGCGTGACGGAAGCCGGCAGCGAACGGATGGGAATCATGAAGTCTGCGATCGGCATCGGCTCCCTGCTGCAGAGGGGAATCGGAGATACGATCAGGGTTTCCCTGACGGCCGATCCAGTGCGCGAGGTGGCAGCCGGAATCGACCTGCTCAAAGCGCTTTCTCTGCGCGGCGGCATTCGGATCGTCTCCTGCCCGACCTGCGGCAGGACCAAAATAGACCTGATTTCCATTGCGGATGAAGTGGAAAAGCGTCTTGCCGGTTCTCAAAAGGATTTGACGGTAGCTTTGATGGGTTGTGCGGTCAATGGACCGGGAGAGGCGCGGGAAGCGGATATCGGGATTGCCGGGGGCGACGGAGCCGGGCTGATTTTTAAAAAGGGCGAAATCGTCCGCAGAGTCCCGGAGGATAAGCTGGTTGAAGCCCTGCTGGGGGAAATCGACCAAATGTAA
- a CDS encoding M50 family metallopeptidase has protein sequence MSVIIKAILIIIAVLLFGFMIFIHEFGHFFTAKLCGIRVNEFAIGMGPTLFHKQGKETRYSLRLLPIGGFCAMEGEDEESGDERSFGKKPVWKRLLVVVMGALMNILLGLVLMMTILGQETAFSSTTISQFDQNSALQQAGLKRGDEFVSVDHYHIYGDRDLSFALATANPDSVDIEVLRNGKKLAFDNVKFNSRKVNGKNYLTLDFYVMPIKKNFGTLITKSFQDTVSTVRMVWYSLVGFATGKFGFNDVAGPVGAVSAINQAASAGLAQSFVAGLDNILYMIMVLTVNLGVVNLMPFPALDGGKVLFLLVEAIRRKPLQQKYVGIVETAGFCLLMGFMVVVTYSDILRLITGKGLG, from the coding sequence GTGAGTGTCATCATAAAAGCAATTCTGATTATCATCGCGGTTCTGTTGTTTGGCTTTATGATTTTTATCCACGAATTCGGTCATTTTTTCACGGCGAAGTTATGCGGGATCCGCGTCAACGAGTTTGCGATCGGAATGGGTCCCACCCTGTTTCATAAGCAGGGAAAAGAAACCCGCTACTCCCTGCGCCTGCTGCCGATCGGCGGATTCTGCGCCATGGAGGGGGAGGACGAGGAGAGCGGGGACGAACGCTCCTTCGGGAAAAAGCCGGTATGGAAGCGCCTGCTGGTTGTCGTGATGGGCGCCCTGATGAATATTTTGCTCGGGCTTGTTTTGATGATGACGATTCTGGGGCAGGAAACCGCGTTTTCCTCCACCACGATTTCACAGTTCGATCAGAACTCCGCTCTTCAGCAGGCCGGCCTGAAACGGGGAGACGAATTTGTCTCCGTCGACCACTACCATATCTATGGGGACCGGGATCTGAGCTTCGCTCTTGCGACGGCGAATCCCGATTCCGTCGACATCGAAGTGCTGAGGAACGGCAAAAAACTTGCGTTTGACAACGTGAAATTCAACAGCCGCAAAGTGAACGGAAAAAATTATCTGACCCTCGATTTTTATGTGATGCCGATAAAAAAGAATTTCGGCACGCTGATTACCAAATCCTTTCAGGATACGGTATCCACCGTCCGTATGGTCTGGTACAGCCTGGTCGGATTTGCGACCGGCAAATTTGGATTCAACGATGTCGCCGGTCCGGTCGGGGCGGTCAGCGCGATCAACCAGGCGGCTTCCGCGGGGCTTGCCCAGAGCTTTGTCGCAGGCCTTGACAATATTCTCTATATGATTATGGTCCTGACCGTCAACCTCGGCGTGGTCAATTTGATGCCGTTCCCGGCGCTGGACGGAGGCAAAGTTCTGTTTTTGCTCGTGGAAGCAATTCGCCGCAAGCCTCTGCAGCAGAAATATGTCGGAATTGTGGAGACGGCGGGTTTCTGCCTTTTGATGGGCTTTATGGTGGTTGTGACTTACAGCGATATTTTGAGGCTGATCACCGGAAAGGGCTTGGGCTGA
- a CDS encoding 1-deoxy-D-xylulose-5-phosphate reductoisomerase codes for MKQPLSVLGSTGSIGTQTLDVARGLGLKICALAAEKNVALLERQIREFHPQVAAVFDPAAAKQLKTAVRDLPVRVVQGMDGLCEAACLPTAGLVCNSVVGMVGLKPTLAAVRAGKNVALSNKETLVAGGALVMREAEEHHVKILPVDSEHSAVFQCLQGSPGKRAVRRIILTASGGPFFGKSSEALRDVTPEQALKHPNWHMGPKVTIDSATMMNKGLEVIEASRLFDVADDRIDVLVQRESVIHSMVEFQDRSVIAQMGVPDMRLPIQYAITWPERLPSQTEELDLAAYGTLSFARPDEKTFRCLAACRRALRRGGLAPAAANGANEAAVKLFLDHRISFCEIGDLVWEATERQPDVEQVKEMEEILEADARARSYVYHTVNP; via the coding sequence ATGAAACAACCTTTATCTGTTCTTGGTTCCACGGGGTCTATCGGCACCCAGACTTTGGATGTTGCGCGCGGCCTTGGTCTGAAAATCTGCGCGCTGGCGGCTGAGAAGAACGTCGCTTTGCTGGAGCGGCAGATCAGGGAATTTCATCCGCAGGTCGCCGCGGTTTTTGATCCGGCCGCCGCAAAACAACTGAAAACGGCGGTCAGAGACCTGCCCGTCCGGGTAGTGCAGGGAATGGACGGCCTGTGCGAAGCGGCCTGCCTGCCAACGGCAGGCCTTGTTTGCAATTCCGTTGTCGGAATGGTCGGCTTGAAGCCGACGCTTGCCGCCGTCCGTGCCGGAAAGAACGTCGCGCTTTCCAACAAGGAAACTCTTGTGGCCGGCGGGGCCCTGGTTATGCGGGAGGCAGAGGAACACCATGTCAAAATCCTTCCCGTCGACAGCGAGCATTCCGCCGTGTTTCAATGTTTGCAGGGCAGCCCGGGAAAGCGGGCGGTGCGCCGTATTATCCTCACGGCCTCCGGCGGGCCTTTTTTTGGAAAGAGCTCCGAGGCGCTTCGTGATGTGACGCCGGAACAGGCGCTGAAACATCCGAACTGGCATATGGGACCGAAAGTAACCATCGATTCTGCCACCATGATGAACAAGGGCCTTGAAGTGATCGAAGCTTCCCGGCTGTTTGACGTAGCGGACGACAGAATCGACGTCTTGGTGCAGAGGGAAAGCGTGATTCATTCGATGGTGGAATTCCAGGACCGGTCCGTGATCGCCCAGATGGGTGTGCCGGATATGCGTCTTCCGATCCAGTACGCCATCACCTGGCCGGAACGGCTTCCTTCCCAGACGGAGGAGCTCGACCTTGCGGCATACGGTACGCTGAGCTTCGCAAGGCCGGATGAAAAAACCTTTCGCTGCCTTGCAGCCTGCCGGCGCGCGCTGCGGCGCGGCGGCCTCGCGCCTGCGGCGGCGAACGGGGCGAATGAAGCCGCGGTAAAGCTGTTCCTGGATCACCGGATTTCCTTCTGCGAGATCGGCGACCTGGTATGGGAAGCGACGGAACGCCAACCGGATGTGGAACAAGTGAAAGAGATGGAAGAAATTCTGGAAGCGGATGCGCGGGCGCGCAGTTACGTTTACCATACAGTGAATCCCTGA
- a CDS encoding phosphatidate cytidylyltransferase yields the protein MRTRISSAITLTIFLAAIVICNSTLPLALNFAIGLISVLAVNEIITALGLAKNLILLIPSLLFSAVFPFLSTPFRHDVAYFLYTVVIFAALIFYHSEITFREVGVIYSMSLLIPSALGTIISLRDIGGEHGMFYVIIGIFSAWTADVGAFFAGTFWGKHKLCPTISPNKTIEGAAGGLLLNTAAMLVFGYLFHAIYYAYSVRVSYLPLLLIGIFGTVISILGDLSFSLIKRSCHIKDFSEIIPGHGGILDRFDSVIFEAPFVYLLVQVLPIVQ from the coding sequence TTGAGAACGAGAATTTCTTCGGCAATTACCTTGACTATCTTTTTGGCTGCGATCGTCATCTGCAACAGCACGCTTCCGCTTGCCTTGAATTTTGCGATTGGGCTTATCTCCGTTCTCGCGGTCAATGAGATCATCACCGCGCTGGGTCTTGCCAAAAATCTGATTCTTCTGATTCCGAGCCTGCTTTTTTCAGCGGTATTTCCGTTTCTTTCAACTCCTTTCCGGCATGATGTCGCGTATTTTTTATATACCGTCGTAATCTTCGCCGCGCTGATTTTTTACCATTCCGAAATTACATTCCGTGAAGTCGGAGTCATCTACAGCATGTCCCTGCTGATTCCTTCCGCGTTGGGAACCATCATCAGCCTCCGGGATATCGGCGGCGAGCACGGCATGTTTTATGTGATCATCGGGATCTTTTCCGCATGGACGGCCGATGTCGGCGCTTTTTTTGCCGGGACTTTTTGGGGGAAACACAAACTCTGTCCTACGATCAGCCCCAATAAGACCATTGAGGGTGCGGCGGGCGGCCTTCTGCTCAATACGGCCGCGATGCTGGTCTTCGGCTACTTGTTTCACGCGATCTATTATGCCTACAGCGTCCGGGTTTCCTATCTGCCCCTCTTGCTGATTGGCATTTTTGGAACGGTGATCTCTATTTTGGGGGACCTCAGCTTTTCGCTGATCAAACGAAGCTGTCATATCAAGGACTTCAGTGAAATCATCCCGGGACATGGCGGGATTCTGGATCGTTTTGACAGCGTGATCTTTGAAGCTCCTTTCGTTTATCTCCTTGTGCAGGTTCTTCCCATTGTTCAGTGA